In Gossypium arboreum isolate Shixiya-1 chromosome 5, ASM2569848v2, whole genome shotgun sequence, a single genomic region encodes these proteins:
- the LOC108454533 gene encoding uncharacterized protein LOC108454533 yields the protein MSSSSLPKEGNRGKMKMEGIEGDASVGGAGRYILNPTRINSEDIIFCVDVDAESLVEMKTAGVTRLDSIKQAILLFVNSKLSINPDHRFAFATLSKTASWLRKEFSSDVESTIGAVRALSATTVSTGQADLTNLFRLAAHEAKKSRAKNRILRVILIYCRSSIRPHHQWPVNQKLFTLDVMYLHDKPGPDNCPQAVYDALVDALEHVSEYEGYIHESGHGLPRTLFRFMSMLLSHPQQRCPQDDCDIPKPLMKKSAESANGEDNNVHVSTSR from the exons ATGTCTTCCTCTTCTCTCCCGAAGGAAGGAAATCGGGGAAAAATGAAAATGGAAGGAATCGAAGGCGACGCCTCGGTGGGAGGAGCAGGGCGTTACATTTTGAATCCGACGCGAATAAACAGCGAGGACATAATATTTTGCGTTGATGTGGACGCAGAGTCGCTTGTTGAAATGAAAACAGCAGGAGTCACCAGATTGGATTCCATAAAGCAAGCTATCCTTCTCTTTGTCAATTCCAAGCTCTCTATCAACCCCGACCACCGCTTCGCTTTCGCCACTCTCTCCAAAACCGCCTCTTGG cTTAGAAAAGAGTTTAGTAGTGATGTTGAGTCTACCATTGGTGCTGTTCGAGCACTCTCGGCTACCACTGTCTCTACTGGGCAAGCAGACCTCACCAATTTATTCCGCTTAGCTGCTCATGAAGCCAAGAAATCTCGTGCCAAGAACCGCATTTTAAGAGTG ATTCTTATATACTGCAGATCATCAATACGACCCCATCATCAATGGCCTGTAAACCAGAAGCTCTTCACTCTGGATGTGATGTACCTCCATGACAAGCCTGGACCTGATAATTGTCCCCAGGCAGTTTACGATGCACTGGTTGATGCACTTGAACATGTTAGCGAGTACGAAGGATACATCCATGAGAGTGGACATGGGCTACCTCGTACCCTCTTCCGCTTCATGTCCATGTTGTTGTCTCATCCTCAACAACGTTGCCCTCAAGATGACTGTGATATTCCCAAGCCCCTTATGAAGAAGTCAGCTGAATCAGCAAATGGTGAAGATAATAATGTTCATGTATCCACCAGTCGGTGA
- the LOC108457448 gene encoding probable protein phosphatase 2C 72 translates to MGICISVVSSEIHEADDCHHENVVFLAENISSLGIQGLGSLYTKQGSKGLNQDAAILYQDYGIEGGAFCGVFDGHGKNGHLVSNMVRNRLPSLLLNQKNALEKIRTAADDKSFQHQVAKTDIKSIPNKDFLNWQEACIGAFKVLDKEIMLQENLDCSTSGTTAVVVVRQSEDLVIANLGDSRAVLGTMTENGIKAVQLTTDLKPGLPNEAERIRNCNGRVLALKGEPHIQRVWLPHEDSPGLAMSRAFGDFLLKNHGIIAVPDVFHHHLTPDDQFIVLATDGVWDVLNNNQVASIVMEAGSEQEAAKAVVEAATASWKKKFPSSKVDDCTVVCLFFHKKQKPS, encoded by the exons ATGGGAATCTGCATATCCGTTGTATCTTCAGAGATTCACGAGGCCGATGACTGTCATCACGAAAACGTTGTCTTCTTGGCTGAAAACATTTCTTCCCTTGGAATTCAAGGACTTGGCTCTCTTTATACTAAACAAGGAAGCAAAGGGCTAAACCAGGATGCTGCCATCCTTTATCAG gacTATGGAATAGAAGGTGGAGCATTTTGTGGAGTTTTTGATGGTCATGGGAAGAATGGTCACTTAGTGAGCAATATGGTGAGAAATAGGTTGCCATCACTTTTGTTAAACCAAAAGAATGCTCTGGAAAAGATTAGAACAGCAGCAGATGACAAGAGTTTTCAACATCAAGTCGCAAAAACAGACATCAAATCGATACCAAACAAGGATTTTCTTAATTGGCAAGAAGCTTGTATCGGTGCTTTCAAGGTGCTGGACAAGGAGATAATGCTTCAAGAGAATTTGGATTGTTCCACCAGTGGAACCACCGCAGTTGTTGTTGTCAGACAG AGTGAAGATCTTGTTATTGCAAACCTTGGCGATTCAAGAGCAGTGCTAGGAACAATGACCGAGAATGGGATCAAGGCTGTTCAATTAACCACTGATTTGAAGCCTGGTTTACCAA ATGAAGCAGAAAGAATAAGAAATTGCAACGGAAGGGTCCTTGCTTTAAAGGGAGAACCACATATCCAGCGTGTATGGCTGCCCCATGAAGATTCTCCAGGCTTAGCCATGTCTCGAGCTTTTGGTGATTTCCTACTCAAGAACCACGGAATAATTGCAGTCCCTGACGTCTTCCATCATCACTTAACCCCAGATGACCAGTTCATTGTTCTCGCAACAGATGGG GTATGGGACGTGCTCAACAACAACCAAGTTGCCTCCATAGTGATGGAAGCAGGAAGTGAGCAGGAGGCGGCAAAGGCGGTGGTGGAAGCGGCTACTGCCTCATGGAAAAAGAAGTTCCCATCTTCAAAAGTAGATGACTGCACCGTGGTTTGCCTCTTCTTCCACAAGAAGCAAAAGCCAAGCTAA